The Terriglobales bacterium genomic sequence AGGAGGCCCGTGAAGGCCGCGCTGGACCAGAGGGGCCACCAGGAATAGAGCTCGCCGTCACGGATCCAGGCCGCCGAGAGCGCATTGATCTCGGCGCACTTGGGCAGGATGATGTATGCCACATCAAGCAGGTAACGGCCTCCGTAGGAGGAAACAAATTGGTAGTAGCTGTCGCGCCGCGCGGCGAGCAGGGGCGAGGCCAACCAGACTACAAGCGGAGAGAGCATAGGGAAGACGATATTCTGCTGCGCCAGGCACACCAGGGACGCTACAGAGAGTAGAGCCGCGAAGCTCACCACCTGGAAGAACAAGGCGGCGACGACTGGGAAGAAGTTGACGCCGGTCTGCCACCAGAGCCGGAACGCCAACGGCAGCACAGAGACGGCAGATGCGATGGCATAGAGAGTGACCCCGGCGAGATAGCGGCCAAGAAACATCTCCCAGCGCGGCGTAGCCTTGGAAAGGACAAGCTCCAACCAGCCTCTCTCCAGCGTCGACGCCAGGATGGGAACGGCGCAGAGGATGGAGAGCAGCAGCCAAATCCATCCGGCCTCGCCGATGACGGCCGCCAGCAATTCGGGAACGCCCTCCTCGGGAGAGCCCAGCGCGCGAGTCCCGAGAACGATCGTCCGGTCGCCGCTGGGTGTCGACCCCAGGTGGACGATCCCGTTACTGAACAAGGCAAAGACAAGAGCACAGCCGAGCAACACGGGCAGCAGCCGGCGCCCGCGGGCTTCTCTCAGTGCGTCGAGGTAACCGGCCAGCATCAAGCGTCCTTTCGTTCCAAGGTTTCCAGGAAGAACTGCTCGAGAGAAACCTTGACCGGCTCAATGGCTTCGATGTTGACGGAGAGCTCGCGCAGCCGGTCGATGACAGCGTTCAGATGCGCCACATCACGGGGGCGAAAGCGCAGGGCATTGCCTTCCCACCGCCCCTGCCCCAGCGCGTTGGCCGCCGCCTCCCGGACGGTATCGTTGACCTCGCCCACCGAGACTTGCCAATCTCCCGCCGGGTCCTGCGCGAGAGCGGTGATGGTGGCCGGAACGCGACGCAGGGCGTCGATCAGCCGATTCAGGTGAACCTCGTCGCAGGGCGGGAACAAGAGAGTCTTTCCTTTCCACGTCGGCACGGAGAGGAGCTCCTCGATGGCGAGGACCGCCGAACTGTCCAACGCGGGCACCCGCAGCAGGTATTCCCCCCTGCCGCGCGCGAACTCGGCAGGAGTGGAAGCTCTCACGATGCGCCCCTTGTGAAGCAGGAAGATCTGGTCGCAGACGGCCTCGACTTCGGAGAGCAGGTGCGAATTCAGGAAGATCGTTTTGCGGTTCTTCCTCAGGGCGAGAAGGAGGTCGCGGACGTCTTTGCGGCCACCGGGATCCAGTCCATCCGTAGGCTCGTCGAGGAAGAGGAGTCTGGGGTCGCCGAGCAGGGCCTGCGCCAGTCCCAGCCTCTGCTGCATGCCCTTGGAATAGTCGCGGACGCACTTGCTAACGCCGGAGAGGCCGACCATGTCGAGCAACTCCGGGACCTGGCGGCGCAGTTTGTCGGCGCCGACTTCGTTCAATCGGCCCATCGAGCAGAGAAACTCCTCGGCATTGAAGTAGCCGTGGATACGCATCTGTTCGGGCAAGTAACCGACACTCTGGCGCGTGAGTGGGTGCGAGGGAGCGGCGCCCAGGACGGTGGCGCGGCCCCCCGTCGAGTTGGCCAGACCCACGAGGATCTTCACCAGCGTGGTCTTGCCGGCACCGTTCTGACCGATGAGCCCGACGATCGAGCCTTCTTCGACCACCAAGGAAACTTCCTGCAGCGCCGGCACGGGCGGCGCGCGGAAGGCGCGGTACTCCTTGCTGAGGTCGGTGGTCTGGATGGCGTAGGGCATTTCTCTCAGCTTTGGGCTGCTGCGGAATGGTGGC encodes the following:
- a CDS encoding ABC transporter ATP-binding protein gives rise to the protein MPYAIQTTDLSKEYRAFRAPPVPALQEVSLVVEEGSIVGLIGQNGAGKTTLVKILVGLANSTGGRATVLGAAPSHPLTRQSVGYLPEQMRIHGYFNAEEFLCSMGRLNEVGADKLRRQVPELLDMVGLSGVSKCVRDYSKGMQQRLGLAQALLGDPRLLFLDEPTDGLDPGGRKDVRDLLLALRKNRKTIFLNSHLLSEVEAVCDQIFLLHKGRIVRASTPAEFARGRGEYLLRVPALDSSAVLAIEELLSVPTWKGKTLLFPPCDEVHLNRLIDALRRVPATITALAQDPAGDWQVSVGEVNDTVREAAANALGQGRWEGNALRFRPRDVAHLNAVIDRLRELSVNIEAIEPVKVSLEQFFLETLERKDA